The genomic DNA GGGTCCCAGGGGACTGTCGGCTGCGCACCACCGGAGCCAGGCACGCCCCACCGGGTGCCCTGGCCAGCCGCCTCGCCACCAGCGCTAGAGCGAAGCGAGGCAGGGGGGGAGCAAGGGCGGGAGGACTGCCGAGGGCTCTGGTGGGTAGATggaggcggggggtgggagggcggggTGCCCGCCAGGGGCTGGGGGATCTGGTCCTGCAGGTGGCAGTGTCTGGAAGAAATGGCGGGCGTGTCCAGTGGGGCTGGATCCCAGTGAAGGTGCTCAAGGAGGGGGgctctgggggttggggtgcagcCCCCCTCCCACTGGGGTGCAGCCCCGTTTCTCTCCAGTGATGTGAAGACCTGGACATTTGCCCTGTGATGGAAGTTGAGCCATTTGTGCATCTTCTGACCATTAAACTGTTCTTGACCACGTGGCCTTCATGGACTTTgaggtgtgtgtgcgcgcgcagtgTGTGTGCAGTGTGGCCTGGTGGTCTCACATTCCAGGGGGCTGGTGTTAATGACATGCAGAGGGGCTCCGTGGGGCAGgtggctggggtggggcaggTGGGCTGTGGGGCAGGTAGCTGGGTGGGGCAGGTGGCCGGGGTGGGCTGTGGGGCAGGTGGTGAACAGATCCGGCCAGACCCCGTCTCAAAAAATAAAGAGCGAGCGAGAAAGAAGCTCCTGGTCCCAGCTGAGGCCTGGCTGTGTGGACagcaggtcacaggggagaggccCACGCCCCGCCTGGCTCTCGCTTCCCGGGCAGCGGGAGCTGGGTCCCGTCCGCTCCGCCTGGAGGGCTCCCCGCAGCCCCCGGCCTTGGCTTCAGGCCTAGGGGAgccctgggggcagggggaggacacagcCGGCCGCGGGCTGGGCCCCTGCCGGGGTGTCAGGGCGATCGTGTCCCGCCAGAGCCCTCCCCCACCGGGCCAGGCCGCTCCCTCCCCCATCCGGCACCCAAGCAGCCTCAGTGGACCACTGAGGCAGGAGAGTTGTCCCACGGCCGTCTCCTCGCAGGTCGCCTGGGTGTGGTGTGCGCTCCCGGCGTTCTAGACTctgtcctctcctcccctgccgCCCAAATGGAGGCTCtgaggcggggccggggcccctGGGGCTGGCGGGCAGGGGGGCAGGCAGGACCCCCTTAGACGCCGTGATCGCCAGTGGCCACTAGATGGCGCTCTGGCATAGCCTAAGCTTAAACCTTCTCTGGCTCCTCCTGGGTCCTGGGAACTCATTCATGCCCTCAGCTGAGCACAAAGCCCACTGAGGGACAGGAAGCGGGGACTaggtgggaggggtgtgtgtgtgcacgtgtgtgtgtgtgcacgcgccgaTGCCCGCTTGTGCACCCCTACTGGGCTTTGCCCTCAGGGCCTTggcgtccgccccccccccccccgccccgggctgaCGTGCTCTCCGCCTTGAGCCGCACGCAGCTCCGCTCCTGGGCCGGCTTCCAGCGAGGGTCAGCGTGGTGAGGGCCGGCCCCCCGCCTAGGAGGGAGGAAGCTTGTAGGATGCGCCTCCGTGCCGTCTCCTGGGGATGGCGGTCTGCCAGCCATTCTCCTCTGCACCCCCAAATGCGGGGCGCGGGGGTGGGGCAGCGGGCAAAGGCGCCGCTTCGGTGTGGCCGGCAGGTGGTCCTGGCACGGGGTCTTCTGGCTGAGCAGGCCCGGAGAGGCCCGGCCACGTGCCCGGGGCCCAAGGGAGCTGTCCCGGGCCGCCTCGGGCCGGGCTGACACCTGGGCCCACGCCTGAGCTGTTGACCTTCGGGGGCTcctgccgcccccacccccggccccagccccctccacccgCTTCTTGGCCCTTGATCTCGTCGGGCCCCATTGGATGAGGGCCTGGGGGAGCTGGTGCACACCATTGGCTGCCTTCGCCcctctgggcgggggggggggggggcggggagcctgcACTGGCCAGGGCTGGGCACTCACCCGGGGAGAGCCTGCATCCCCAGGGGCCCCAGCAATCCCCTCCCGGTGGTGACACAGACATGAGGGGGGCGACCTCCTGGGTGGGTGCCCGTCACCCCACACACGTCCACGTCCACAGAGCAGAGCACGCCGAGTGTGAGCACCCGCGGAAAGCAGGGGCTCTGACAGCCGGGCCCGCGGGTGGAGCTGCAGCTGACCAGGTGCAGTGATGGCTTCCTGCTcagggctgggggcctgggggcaggTCACAGAGCCTCTGCTTGCCAAAGAGGCTGCCGGGCTCCGGGTTTCGGGGAGAAGCCACCTTTCCCGTTAGTCACCAGGCGGCACAGACAGCATGAGCAGGCCAGTGCTTTTATTAGAAGAAgaatgaggggagagaggaggacggggtggggggggggcgcggagtgCCGGTCCTCACGAGCCGGGCGGTCACCCCTCCTGGGGGGACTTAGGGCCCCCCCCCAGGGGGAGGCAGATCAGCCGGCACCGCAGGGCCAGCTTGGGGACCTCCCGCGGCGCCGCCCTCCTCCGGCCAAAGCGGCCCACGGGCCTGAACCTGCGGCCGGCGTACCAGGCGGGGTTGACGTCCGGGGCTGGAAGAGAAAGGCCGGGGGGGCCGCGTGTGGGTCGCCTCTCCCGGCGGCCACCCGGGCCGGAGCTGGCGGGGCCGGGCCCGCGGCGCCGCGGACACCGAGAGCCCCTCGGGCCCCGCTGCCGCGGAGGGGGCCCCCAGGGGGCCTGGCCAGGCCATGGGGGGGGCGTCCCCACACGCCCCGAGGGcccgggccgggctgggcgggGGCTGCGGTGGAGGGACAGCGCCCTGCTGGCAGAGGTCAGCtctgagggcggggcggggcggggcggggcctgggggggtggggtgggggggtaggggggaggggggtggtcatctggaggggagggcactcacttcgGATCTCCATGGAGTGCGGGCGGGCCTGGCTGGCGGCCCCCAGCAGGGCgaggcccagcagcagcagcagcaggcacaGGAGCCAGGCCCGGGGCGCGGCCATGCTGCGCGTCCGGGACCCGAGGAGCGAGCAGGCACCGCGGGGACACGGCCTGGGGACGGCAGCGGCGGCACGCGGCTGGGGAGGGCGGGCCGAGGCCCGGCCGCACCCCCCCggggacccctcccccctcccctcagccaGGCGTGCtgagtctgcccccccccccacaccccccaggcCCTCCTGAGCCCGAGAGAGGGAACTGTCGGTCCGTCTTGTTTCCGTGTGCCGTCGTGGAGAGTAATAAGGACACCCGGCCCCTCGGGCGCTGCCGGTTGACtggccgggaggctgagatgtggaggatcatggttcaaggctagcctgggcggAGAAGCTGGCTGGTCTCCCTCTCCAAAACAGCCAGCGAGAgggagtggaggcgtggctcaaggggcagagagcCAGCCGAGCCAGCGAGCTGACGGAGCGCAAGGCGCCCGAATCCCAGCTCGAACCCCAGTCCTGGGTCCCTCCTTTAACAGATGGAGCGGCCCAGGCGGCGGTCAGGGCGTTCTAGAACGAGCGCCAGGCCGGCTCCCCGGGGGGGGGCAGCGGCGGCCGGGGGCTGCCCGGTGGGGTGTCCTGGCCCTGATCGGAGCTGAGCTGGGTGAGGTCACAGCTCACCGGGGACAGCATTTGAGCATCGGGGGGccccaggggggcggggggggccagACCACAGACCGGGGGGCCGCATGGTAACGCCGGTGCGTCGCGGAGCCAGGCCCGAGAGAGCCGCCGCCCTCAGCACAGGCCGGGCCGAGtcctgcccccccaaccccccgacGTCACTCACCCGCCTCAGCCTCGTGCGCACCGGGGCTCCGGGGCCCCTCGGGAGCCTGCTCACCCTTTATAACCCCAGAGGGGAGCGGGGGACGCCCCCAGACGCCGCCCACTGCCCGAGCCCCGTCCCCCCCTCGCTGGGCGGCACCTGAAGAGGCcgcggtcttttttttttttttttttccttttccttttccccccttaaattaaaaaaaaaaaaaaaaaaacaacaaaaaacgagCAACCCGGAAAGCTCTCGCGGGAGATGCGATTTGTTCCTTCCTGGGGTTCATAATCTCATTTGGGCCAAGTGGTTTTAAAACGCATTACCCGCGCTGCGTGCGCCCTTGGGGGGCGCCAGGGCCGGGCGCCCGTCCGCGCTTCCTCCCGGCCCCGAGCCGCCTCCGTTCCCGAGGAAGAGGGTCCCGCACCGGGGTGAGggggggacacggggggggggggctctccacCCTGCGCTGCCTGCTCCACCTCCTCCgcgtgggaggggggtgggtgggggaggctgtgcccccccccccgcggccaccCACGCCCGCCACCCACAGCCGCTGCTGTCCACCGCCTCTCCATGGCCCCGGCCTTCTGTGTTTCTCAGCCCACAGGGCCTTCCTGGGCTGCACTCGCTGTTTCCATGCTGATTCTGCAAGGCTCTCCAGGTGTTTCCAGAGGCTTCGCGATCAACGCGGGGCCCCTTCCTCAGGatcagctgggcaccagcggctcgCGCCCgtcctcctagctgctcagggggcggggggccgagcgccgcagttcaaagccaaccgggcGGGAAACCtgatgagactctgatctccaacgaaCTACCAAAACGCCAgaaccagagctgtggctcaactggtggagcaccagcctggagtggaaaagctaaggggcgGCAccgaggtcttgagttcaagccccagtatccacacacacacacacacacacacacacacacacacacacacacgcacgcgcgcgcttCAGCCTGCAGAGAACCGGTCTACTCCTTGCCCACGTCTGGCCGGCCCTTTCCCACCCCCTCGATCTGGGGTGGGGCAGAGAGCAAGGCGGGGCTCCACCCAggcctccctgagcttttcctccccaggccgcagctccacttccggcctttcgGGGGGGGCCCTTGGGGATCAgcgtctcctgggctttcctgcctgggcgggcgcTGGGCCGTGACGCTCAGCTCTCAGCCCGAGGAGCCGccatgacaggcctgagccacggggcaccctgcccatcccccagtgCTTGCTTCTGCTTTGGATTGATTCCATTTGACTTTGGGGGGAGTACCAAGGACCCCCCCACCCTGGTACAGGTGCCTGTGCAAAGCTCGCCTGGGAGAAGGCGCCAAGAGGGTGATTGATGGGTGGAAGGCAGCGTCCGAGGGAGGGAGAAGCCAGAGGGGACCCGGGGACCTGGGCCGCAGAGGGCCCGGCCTGTGTCCCGAGGGAACATTCTGGGAGTCTGGGACGGGGAGCTGTGgctggcgggggccggggggggagcAGACACAGGGATGGGGGGGCATGGGGCTTCTGCTGAAGGCGGAGCGGCTGTCGGGAGGGAGGGGGATcccagaggaggggagggcgcgGCAGGGCCGCCTCCCCCGGCCTCCCGGGGCTGCGGTGGGAGTCCCCGGGTCACCCCGTCCCCCCTCGGCACAGGGGCGCGGACCCCGCGTCGGGAGTGCGCAGCAGCAGGGCGTCCAGGTCTCTGGGCTCTCGCAGGCAGCCATGGGCCCTCGCCGCGACGTCACAGGCGCACCGGGACATCGGCACGTGTCACCGGCCAGGGAGTCGCGCTGGGCGAGGACAGCCCTCAGCCCGGCGAGTGGCGCTTTTCCCAGGAGGGAGGAGACCCGCAGAGACACCCAGTAACGGGGACTGGGCGTTGTGGCTGCGAGCCAAAGGCTTCCAGGATACCCGCAGCCTGCGGAAGCGGGGAGAGGCCAGGGACGGACGCCCGCAGGAACTGTGTCTGGATCCCCACAGCTTGATTTGGGGGGGTCTCACCTCCCAGGGTTTGTGTTACAATTCGCCTGACAGAGGTGTTCGGCTGTGAATGATGGCTAGGCCGCTGGCGTGAACGAAATACAGAGCAGGGGCTCGTTGGCCCGCAGCCCCTGCTGCTCCCAGAAAATGACAGTCCTTGTCTGACCACCCAAGCACCAGAACTCTCCTGCCCAGCCTgcgggaggggctggggctgtgGCCCAGTCTCCAGGTGCACCAATCCAGttcccagctgggcactggtgcctgtcatcctagctactcaggtggctgagatctgaggactgcggttcaaagccaacccgggcaggcaagtccatgagactccatgtccaattaatcaccagaaaaaccacagcggcgctgtggctcaagtggtagagcgctagccttgagctgaagagctcagggacatcactcaggctgagagttcaaaccccatgactgacaaaaacaaaaaaatcctcccTTTCAGGAACAACCAGCCCCGGGACCCCCCCAGTGGAAGTAGAGGCCTGGGACCCCGATAAAAGCCACTCCCTGAGCCTGCGTGCTGACCCCTCTTGGAGAGCGCTTCACTTGGCTTTGTAGGAAGGGACCTGCCCTTGCTGAGTCTCTGCTGTGTCCGCCCTGGATTCTCTCTCTGAGGAGATGGGGTCCCCTGGCCCCCAGGGGGCCCAGCCCACGGCGCCCCGGGCGGCAGAGCGTGAGCCACACGCGGCTCCTGCTGCTTCTTCCCAGAAGAAACCGGAGAGCTGGTGGCTTGAGCCTGCGCGTTTATTCAACCCAGCCAGGACCCCGGTGAGGGTGGGGTGCAACCTGGCGGGGATCAGGCAGTGGCAAGGGGGGGGCTGCCGTCCGGCTGGGGCCAGCAAGGCGGGCTGTGCTGGGGATACTCTTCAGCAGCACCGCAGCTCCTGGGGTGATGGAGCTTTGGGGGTGGCGGAGCTTTGGGGGTGGTGGAGCTTTGGGGGTGGTGGAGCTTTGGGGGTGGTGGAGCTTTGGGGGTGGAGGCTTGGGGGCTGCTGGGCCCTTGGGGGGGCACAGTGCACTTTTGGGAGGTGGCGCGGTACTCGTGGCTGCCTGTGGACTCGGAGCCGGTGGGGCGAGGCCTGCCGGCCCCGTGCCTCGtttccccgccccgcccgcgggcACAGGTtctcgcccgcccgccctctcCCACACCGGGCTGCGCTCCCGGCTGACGCCGTCTCTGAACGGGGGTCCCGGTGGCGAGGGCGGCCGTGTCCAGCCGGTGGGCACAGCGCTGTCCCGGAGAGAAGCCCTCTCCGCTCGCCGGCGTCCGGGCTGGGGGGCCGGGCGCCGTGGTCACCGGCGGGCGCGGTCCTCCGCCCGGGCAGGCGGCCCCTCCGGGTCCTCACGGCGCGCGTCGGGGTCCCCGTGGCCCCGTGGAGGGGGTGGTGCGCGCTGTGTGGCCACGGCCGCTCGGCCCGGCTCCTGTGCATCGTGCCCTCCGGGCTGCTGCGCCATCACAGGCTtctgcagaacacacacacacacacacgtgagtgtGCAATGGACAACCACACACAGACAACGCGATCACAGGTTCATGACGGCTATGCATGTGCACACGGGAGCCTGCACACAGCAGTTcatacagatgcacacacacaagcacggaTGCATGGTGAACACTGTACACAcagacttgcacacacacacgcacattagCACTTGTAAATTACACATGGGTGTGTGCATGCAGACATGAACATATGCCAtgcgtgtatacacacatacacacagctgtATGCATGCATGGACGCgtgtgacacacacatacacatgtggcCTTGCACACCGACACACAGCAGCACACAGATCTGTGCACACAGATATAGTGAGGTGTGCAGGTGGATACACACAGGCTGCATATACACATGGGCACGCAGATACACACCAgcgctcacatgcacacacacaaagcatgTGTGGTGTGCAGATGGATACACACTGGCCAacatgtacacgtgtgtgtgtacacaaacatACCGCCTGTACACACAGGAACCCCtgcatgccctcccccccccacatggGCGCCAGAGGCTGGAGCTTGCTTCTCTCCGGGCAGGGATTTGCCCCTGGGGCCCCTGACTCACGCTGTCTGCCTCCGTCTCCCCCGTCATGAAGTTGTGTCAGACATTGGGCTGCACCCCGTGCCATCGTTCACACCCAAAGCTCTAGCTGTAGGGAGGCTTGGTTCTAGCTGGAAAGCGTTGCAAATCTTCCTGTCCTCCTCAACGGGCACGCAGCCCTTGTGTTTGTCCTTGTAGGAGATGGCACGCTAGGGCCATGGGGGCTGTAACTCCCCTTCCCCGTTACCCTCGGGGGCTGTAACTCCCCTTCCCCGTTACCCTCGGGGGCTCTAACTCCCCTTCCCCATCACCCTCGGGGACTTTCTGCACAAACAAAGCCCTCAGTATCAGGATGGCCTTACTCTGATGTTCCTGCATCAGAAGgggagccatgagttcaagccctagttctgataccgagaagagggaaggaaggaaagaagggagggagggaagaagggaggaaggcagaaaagaaggcagtaaagaaaggaaggaagagaggaaggaaaaaaggaaggaaggaaggaaggaaggaaggaaggcaggcaggcaggcaggcaggcaggaaggaagaaaggaaggaaggaaggaaggaaggaaggaaggaagggaggaaggaaggaaggcaggctttGGAAAAAAACCTCAAGCCAGCTTTTCAGGAAAAGCATAAACTGGAAGTCAGCCTTGCAGTTGACTCCAACCTGTCCAAGGTCAATCTCGAGaaatctcaagttcaagtccagccggCCAGCCTGGCCTCAAGCTGGGGGTGACCGGTGTCGAGAGCTGGACAGTGGGCAGGGCTGGCGGGACGTGGGCAAGGACacgcctggggcctggggcccggGGCTTGGACGTGGCTTGATTCACGGTGGCAGGTGGGTTTCTAGAAGGTGGGGCCTCGTGGGAACACCGCGGGCCACCCGGGCGTCCCTTTGGGGGTGGCCAGGATGATTCTCCTAGTGTCCTGCTTGGCTCTCAGGAGGGGGGTGTGGAAGACATTACCGCAAAGACGTGTCTGGCCATCTTCCTCCCGTGGGGGTTCCTTTGGGTGAGGGAGCCGTGGTACAATGACTTCCGACCAAAAGAACCTTCGCCTTGGCCtcgggggagagaggaaaggggcgTTTCGTTAACCACAAACCTCATCCCTAAACGGGGCCGGGCACCTAAGACCCCTCCAGCACTGTGACACCGGACAATGGGAGACATCCTcccattgcgggggggggggggggtgtgcccaGCTCACTACTGCCCTGTGGCTCTCAGGCTCCGCCCCCTCATCGGGCCCTGCCGCCATCCTTGCCCACACCCAGACGGTGTGGGGGGAACTGTGCCCGGCTGGCGGAGGCCCAAACCCAACGCCCGTGACCACGTGGGAGGCCTGCGGTGCCACAGGGGCCCTTGGGGAGCCGGGAGCCTCCGCGCGTCCCTCAGATCCCCGGGAAAggagcagggccccccccccccggccccgccccgcccctgcgccaGCCCCCCCGGGGCCCCTCGGTGGGTGGCACTCACCTGGCATCGTGGGGCCATGCTTCCTCGGAAGGAGCCCGGGCCCGGCTGCCACCTGAGGAAGACGGGCGTCTGCAGCGTCGCCAAACTCACAACGCCAGGGACCCCAGGGCTACGGCGCCCACGACCCAGGCCAACGCCCGCGGGCCGCTGGCACCTCCTGAACTCAGCACCCTAAGCCGCAGCTTAGGCATCCAGTGCTCAAAGGCGGGGGTGCTCCGCCCCGGGAGACGCCGGCCCTGGGCGGTCTGGCACACTGAGCACGCCTTCCAGCCCCGCGGGGTTCTGGGTTCGCGTCTCTGCCCTTCTCCCTTCCAGCCACCCTCTATGGACTCCGGCCTCTGTGAGTCTGCCTCTCGCCTGTAACCTGGGTGCCCGGGAGAGGACTTCTTCTGCCTCACCCACGGCTtgctggtccccccccccccgccccccctccccccgtgggcCCATTGTCCACGCGGTGTCACCTCTGCCGTCCCCCGGGATCCCGCGCAGGTTCGCTGGGTGTCTGCtcccgccccttcccccctcccccccgggcccccctttCCCCGCGCCCCGCTCGATTCGCCCCCTGGATCTTCACCGACAAGGGTTTCCACGCAGACCCTCCTGtccgcgaccccccccccccccggaagcgCCTTGTGGggtcgctgggtgctggggcgCAGGCCGCAGCCCCCGCTCTGGGCACCTGGCACACGGGGGCGGTTGACCTTTGACTCTGCAGCGGGGAGCAGAgtcgcacacacacacctgggcctCATCCGCAGGGTCGGCGTTCGGAGCCCGTGGACTCTTGCCAATTTTCCCAGCAACTCGAGGAAGAAAGATCTAGAAGCCGGGGAAGAAACGGTGTTGTTGTGGCTGCCACGCTGAATAGCAGGGCGTGGTTGGGAGTCGGGCTCGCCCCGTGGATGGTGGACAGACGTCTTCTTGGTCAGGAATGCGGGGTTCGCGCAGCTGCCAAACCCACTCCAagctcacgtggcagagcaccagccccgAGCGAGACAGTCCAGGGCCGACGGCGGGGCCCTGAGCCGAAGCCCCCACAATTCCGTGGGCAGAGGCTGGGATTCCTCAGTTGGAATCAGCGCTTACTGTTCCTACACAATCCGCAGTGGAGACTCCCCGACGGGCCACCAGAAACAAGATGGCGGCCGCGGGGGCAGCGGGTGGCCGCGGGGCCTCAGCGGCACCCCACAAGGCCCCGGGGTCTCCCCGGGGCCACAGACCGCGCTGGGCGTCCACTCACCGGGAGGCTGGACGTCCTCCGGGCCTTTCCCGAGGGCTTCACCTTGAGCCCCGCGGCCCTCAGAGCTGCAATCCGGGACTCGATGTCCGAAACctggagagacacagacagacagacagagggtcAGAGTGACAGTCAGACGGACAGTCACACGGTCAGACGCCAGGACTCGATGTCTGAAACccggagagacagacagagagttaGATGCCCGGGTTCCGTGTCCCAAACCTGGAgagatgcagacagacagacagtcagacagatgCCAGTCAGTCCTGTCCTATCCGAGTCACAGGGGGGAAGGAGCAACGCCCCTTGCTCcctacctcctccccccacccaggtcGCAGGTGCAGCAGGTTTTGCACAGGGCTCCCACCCCTTCTGGGGTCTGTGTGGTTTCCGGGAAGTCTGGATCCCACAGGGGCTTGGGGGGAAAAAGAGCCATGATTTCCTCAGGCCTGTCCTCCTACAGAGGACACCAGAAGCTTCTAGAAACATCACCCCTACctcatttattctttgttttggtgGCAATCAGGATAGAGGCCAGGCCTCACCCATGCTCAACCcatcctctaccactgagctacgtgGCCagcccacccccgcccgccccgaaTTTTCCTCTGAGCCCCTTCCTCTGGGACCTGCCTCTTCCATCCCTCCCATCGTGTTTCAGGATCTCACTGCCGATCTCTGAACACACCAAGCCTGGCCCCACCC from Perognathus longimembris pacificus isolate PPM17 chromosome 4, ASM2315922v1, whole genome shotgun sequence includes the following:
- the Prlh gene encoding prolactin-releasing peptide, translated to MAAPRAWLLCLLLLLLGLALLGAASQARPHSMEIRTPDVNPAWYAGRRFRPVGRFGRRRAAPREVPKLALRCRLICLPLGGGPKSPQEG